The Cellulomonas sp. P24 genome contains a region encoding:
- a CDS encoding DUF3631 domain-containing protein — MSVDPYTDLPFNFYEPDDVVGSVGPVGSVGLIPRGIAVGSTGSVSPVGYRGEVLDRVRTWLARFILTVHDSDLDLLALWAAHTHLCVETYTTPRLVIDSPIHGAGKTTVMEHLQRLCLRPVQAASLSSPAMLARLLDVELRTILIDEVDRNLNPKREGVEDLIAVLNAGYKRGGTRPVLVPTKDGWNVREMPTFAPVAMAGNAPHLPDDTRSRTIRVLLLPDLEGRVESSDWEEIEIDAADLGEALAQWADEVRDTVRTVRPVLPEGCTGRSKERWSPIRRVAEAAGGHWPSIADDLIRRDLIEAQMDREDGMVSTPPAVTLLRDIHELWPGDDDFTPTSWLVSELILHNPRTWGPDSAYGKALTFQRLGRMLAQGFKVNSSRQGDGPRGYYRQSLAPVWRRMGMAPGIEPTEPTEPVRPTGENR, encoded by the coding sequence ATGAGCGTTGACCCGTACACCGACCTGCCCTTCAACTTCTACGAGCCTGACGACGTCGTCGGTTCCGTCGGTCCCGTCGGTTCCGTCGGTTTGATCCCGAGGGGTATCGCCGTCGGTTCAACCGGTTCCGTCAGTCCCGTCGGTTACAGGGGAGAGGTACTGGACCGGGTGCGGACGTGGCTCGCGCGGTTCATCTTGACCGTTCACGACTCCGACCTTGACCTGCTCGCCCTGTGGGCCGCACACACACACCTGTGCGTCGAGACGTACACCACGCCGCGTCTTGTGATCGACTCGCCGATCCACGGAGCGGGCAAGACAACGGTCATGGAGCACCTACAGCGGCTCTGCCTGCGCCCGGTACAGGCGGCGTCGCTGTCGAGCCCGGCGATGCTCGCACGTCTGCTCGACGTCGAGCTGCGAACCATCCTGATCGACGAGGTCGACCGCAACCTCAACCCGAAGCGCGAAGGCGTCGAGGACCTGATCGCTGTCCTGAACGCCGGATACAAGCGCGGCGGGACACGGCCTGTCCTGGTCCCCACCAAGGACGGCTGGAACGTCCGGGAGATGCCCACTTTTGCCCCTGTGGCGATGGCGGGCAACGCACCACACCTACCCGACGACACACGGTCGCGCACGATCCGCGTGCTACTGCTGCCCGATCTTGAGGGTCGCGTCGAGTCGTCCGACTGGGAAGAGATCGAGATCGACGCCGCGGATCTTGGTGAGGCGCTGGCCCAGTGGGCCGACGAAGTTCGCGACACGGTCCGAACGGTCCGCCCTGTCCTTCCCGAGGGCTGCACGGGCCGCTCAAAGGAGCGCTGGTCACCTATCCGCCGAGTCGCCGAAGCCGCCGGAGGTCACTGGCCCTCGATTGCTGACGACCTGATCCGGCGAGACCTGATCGAGGCACAGATGGATCGGGAGGACGGCATGGTCAGCACCCCGCCGGCAGTCACGTTGCTGCGCGACATCCACGAGCTGTGGCCCGGAGACGATGACTTCACCCCGACGTCGTGGCTCGTCTCCGAACTCATCCTGCACAACCCGAGAACGTGGGGACCGGACTCGGCCTACGGCAAGGCGCTGACGTTCCAGCGACTCGGCCGGATGCTCGCTCAGGGGTTCAAGGTCAACTCTTCACGGCAGGGCGACGGACCGCGCGGCTACTACCGCCAGTCGCTCGCGCCGGTATGGCGCCGGATGGGTATGGCCCCCGGTATCGAACCGACGGAACCGACGGAACCTGTCAGACCGACGGGCGAGAACCGATGA
- a CDS encoding WhiB family transcriptional regulator codes for MTATRADLLAHLEVLADSGHPAVCRTHTRDWWTSDDLSDQQRAAVECLLCPALAPCRDYGLSNPKEWGTYGGLTTPERTTAKGGRP; via the coding sequence ATGACGGCCACGCGGGCGGACCTGCTCGCGCACCTTGAGGTCCTAGCCGATAGCGGTCACCCAGCCGTCTGTCGCACGCACACGCGCGACTGGTGGACCAGTGACGACCTCAGCGACCAGCAGCGTGCAGCCGTCGAGTGCCTGCTCTGCCCGGCGCTCGCACCGTGCCGCGACTACGGGCTTTCCAACCCGAAGGAATGGGGCACGTACGGCGGCCTCACGACTCCCGAGCGGACTACGGCGAAGGGCGGCCGACCGTGA
- a CDS encoding phage tail tape measure protein: MAAAAKAAEAVGTKSEAAGKQADTAFSKMAQSARTNKDEWTKVGTTLLAVGAVVAAGIGVAVKSFADFSAEMAQVRTLAHASAADMNLLTDAAKSAGTAYGYSATQVAQAETELVKAGMSVKDILGGSLDGALTIAAAGQMDVADATTIAVSAMTQYNLKASDTAHVADVLAAGADKSLASISSLGEGMKYVGPVAAQMGVSVDQTVGVLSMFSQSGIDATMAGTGLRGVLMSMTAPSALASKAMEQYGINVFDAQGKFIGLSGLAGELHDKLGNLDEATRSAALGQIFGNRQITAARILYAGGSQAVDQWTNSVNDAGFASQQASGKLDSLSGDAQKMGTAFQTSLVDNGSAANGVLRSMTQEVTSVLEAYNKMSPATQGTVLATGALVSVVALASGGFLVLAPRVVETRAALATLRTDMPKTSAALGGVAKVAGRISIALAAAAVAGAALDKAMTKDVTVSQYTKALLDLNGAMKPGSDSILKDFGAELRSLADPSLSYRIGDVVSNIGKLWGGPTNTEFNVQRFHDLGTALADLYASNPSLAASKFAEVMRITGGTTDELLKLMPAYRDALQGVANESKIAASSQTDVSAAYKTTTGSVDDQIKSLGDLISAQADAAGVVLSERDAQRGLQQSIADATDSLKKNGKTLDDTTQKGRDNQAALDAIAKSGWDLVKAMQANGSSQTDIQAQMGASRDAFINAAESMGMGTDAAKALADQLDLIPTAVPTKIQVDSKNAMDQISAVLDLLDKAGKPAVVTAETVGFDSALKYLTAMQTAINGINGSKVRIAMGAGGSGGTTFADGGFTGMGGKYEPAGIVHRGEYVIKAEQVPRIGLARLDSLNMRGYASGGLVGGSAPAGPSSVSLAGATVVVRVGEREFTGYVAEVADNRIGQAQNRRTVAIRSGAR; the protein is encoded by the coding sequence ATGGCAGCGGCGGCGAAGGCTGCTGAGGCTGTCGGGACGAAGTCTGAGGCGGCCGGCAAGCAGGCCGACACCGCGTTCTCGAAGATGGCACAGTCGGCTCGGACCAACAAGGACGAGTGGACAAAGGTCGGCACAACTCTGCTGGCCGTCGGTGCTGTCGTTGCAGCCGGCATCGGCGTGGCCGTCAAGTCGTTCGCCGACTTCTCGGCCGAGATGGCGCAGGTTCGCACCCTGGCGCACGCGTCGGCTGCGGACATGAACCTGCTGACGGATGCGGCGAAGTCGGCCGGCACGGCGTACGGGTACTCGGCGACGCAGGTGGCTCAGGCCGAGACCGAGTTGGTCAAGGCTGGCATGTCGGTCAAGGACATCCTTGGCGGTTCGCTTGATGGTGCGCTGACGATCGCTGCGGCGGGTCAGATGGATGTCGCAGACGCCACGACGATTGCCGTCTCCGCAATGACCCAATACAACCTCAAGGCGTCGGACACGGCGCATGTCGCTGACGTCCTGGCTGCTGGTGCCGACAAGTCCCTGGCGTCGATCTCGAGCCTCGGCGAGGGCATGAAGTACGTCGGCCCCGTCGCCGCGCAGATGGGTGTGAGCGTCGATCAGACGGTTGGCGTCCTGTCGATGTTCTCCCAGTCCGGTATCGACGCGACCATGGCTGGTACCGGGCTGCGCGGCGTCCTGATGTCGATGACGGCGCCGTCCGCCCTGGCGTCGAAGGCAATGGAGCAGTACGGCATCAACGTATTCGACGCTCAAGGCAAGTTCATCGGCCTGTCAGGTCTGGCGGGCGAGTTGCACGACAAGCTCGGGAACCTCGACGAGGCGACCCGGTCGGCGGCGCTCGGTCAGATCTTCGGCAACCGGCAGATCACTGCGGCGCGGATCCTGTACGCCGGCGGTTCGCAGGCCGTGGACCAGTGGACGAACTCGGTGAACGACGCCGGGTTTGCGTCTCAGCAGGCGTCGGGGAAGCTCGACAGCCTCTCAGGTGACGCACAGAAGATGGGCACCGCGTTCCAGACGTCGCTTGTCGACAACGGCAGCGCGGCGAACGGTGTTCTACGTTCCATGACGCAGGAGGTCACGTCAGTCCTCGAGGCGTACAACAAGATGTCTCCGGCGACCCAGGGGACGGTGCTGGCGACCGGCGCCCTGGTCTCCGTGGTCGCCCTGGCATCTGGCGGGTTCCTGGTCCTGGCGCCTCGTGTTGTTGAGACTCGGGCTGCGCTAGCAACCCTGCGGACCGACATGCCGAAGACTTCGGCCGCGCTGGGTGGTGTCGCCAAGGTCGCTGGCAGGATCTCGATCGCCCTCGCTGCTGCTGCTGTGGCTGGTGCCGCACTGGACAAGGCGATGACGAAGGACGTCACGGTCTCGCAGTACACGAAGGCGCTCTTGGACCTGAATGGCGCCATGAAGCCCGGATCCGACTCGATCCTCAAGGACTTCGGCGCCGAGCTGAGGTCACTTGCCGACCCGTCGCTGTCCTACCGGATCGGTGACGTCGTCTCGAACATCGGCAAACTGTGGGGCGGACCGACCAACACCGAGTTCAACGTGCAGCGCTTCCACGACCTCGGTACGGCGCTCGCGGACCTCTACGCGTCGAACCCGTCGCTTGCCGCGTCGAAGTTCGCCGAGGTCATGCGGATCACGGGTGGCACCACTGACGAGCTGCTGAAGTTGATGCCGGCGTACCGCGACGCACTGCAAGGCGTGGCGAACGAGAGCAAGATCGCGGCCTCGAGTCAGACGGACGTGTCAGCGGCATACAAGACGACTACTGGGTCGGTGGACGACCAGATCAAGTCGCTCGGTGACCTGATCTCGGCTCAGGCGGACGCGGCGGGCGTGGTTCTGTCCGAGCGTGACGCCCAGCGCGGCCTACAGCAGTCGATCGCCGACGCCACGGATTCCCTGAAGAAGAACGGCAAGACTCTGGACGACACGACGCAGAAGGGTCGCGATAACCAGGCGGCCTTGGATGCGATCGCGAAATCCGGATGGGATCTCGTCAAGGCTATGCAGGCGAACGGATCCTCTCAGACGGACATTCAGGCGCAGATGGGCGCCAGTCGCGATGCGTTCATCAATGCGGCCGAGTCAATGGGCATGGGAACCGATGCCGCGAAGGCTCTAGCCGATCAGCTCGATCTGATTCCTACTGCGGTCCCGACGAAGATTCAGGTCGATTCGAAGAACGCAATGGACCAGATAAGCGCCGTCCTCGACCTGCTCGACAAGGCCGGAAAGCCTGCCGTTGTCACCGCTGAGACGGTGGGATTCGATTCGGCGCTGAAATACCTGACGGCGATGCAGACGGCCATCAATGGCATCAACGGGTCGAAGGTCCGGATCGCGATGGGTGCGGGCGGTTCGGGTGGGACGACGTTCGCCGATGGTGGGTTCACGGGCATGGGTGGCAAGTATGAGCCGGCGGGGATCGTGCACCGTGGCGAGTACGTCATCAAGGCCGAGCAGGTGCCCCGGATCGGTCTTGCGCGCCTCGACTCGCTCAACATGCGCGGGTACGCATCTGGCGGTCTCGTGGGCGGGTCGGCACCTGCTGGGCCGTCCTCGGTGTCGCTCGCGGGCGCTACGGTCGTCGTGCGGGTCGGTGAGCGCGAGTTCACCGGGTACGTCGCCGAGGTCGCCGACAACCGGATCGGTCAAGCCCAGAACCGACGCACGGTCGCGATAAGGAGTGGTGCGCGATGA
- a CDS encoding RDD family protein, translating into MQDGIVIGEGVLLDTRPASFASRFLGALIDVAVDVAVVLAGLATFAGTGVDVGADLGRILSVGVLVLLMVIAPVTVETLTRGRSLGKLATGTRIVRDDGGPVRFRQALVRALVGIGEIWLTAGSVAIITSLVHPQGKRLGDLLAGTYAIRVRGGTKPAPPAPVPYELRPWASTADIRRLPDGLALSVRQFLGRTSMLHPTSRIRLGTELSREVGRYVAPLPPAGTHPEAFLTAVLGARREREYALAMASRRRLAEEGVTLHRLPHQVPDPPD; encoded by the coding sequence GTGCAGGACGGGATCGTGATCGGCGAGGGCGTGCTCCTCGACACCCGCCCGGCCTCGTTCGCCTCCCGGTTCCTCGGTGCCCTGATCGACGTCGCCGTCGACGTCGCGGTGGTCCTCGCCGGGCTCGCGACGTTCGCCGGGACCGGCGTCGACGTCGGTGCCGACCTCGGCAGGATCCTCAGCGTCGGCGTCCTCGTCCTGCTCATGGTCATCGCACCCGTGACGGTCGAGACCCTCACCCGCGGACGGTCGCTCGGCAAGCTCGCGACCGGGACCCGGATCGTGCGCGACGACGGCGGCCCGGTCCGGTTCCGGCAGGCACTCGTCCGGGCGCTCGTCGGCATCGGCGAGATCTGGCTCACGGCCGGTTCGGTGGCGATCATCACGTCGCTCGTCCACCCGCAGGGCAAACGTCTCGGCGACCTCCTCGCCGGCACCTACGCGATCCGGGTGCGAGGAGGGACGAAGCCCGCGCCCCCCGCGCCCGTTCCGTACGAGCTGCGCCCCTGGGCGTCCACCGCGGACATCCGACGGCTGCCCGACGGCCTCGCTCTCTCCGTACGGCAGTTCCTGGGACGCACCTCGATGCTGCACCCGACGTCGCGCATCAGGCTCGGAACCGAGCTCTCGCGCGAGGTCGGACGGTACGTCGCGCCGCTCCCCCCCGCCGGCACCCACCCCGAGGCGTTCCTGACCGCGGTCCTCGGCGCCCGGCGCGAACGCGAGTACGCCCTCGCGATGGCCTCACGCCGACGCCTCGCCGAGGAAGGGGTCACCCTGCACCGGCTCCCGCACCAGGTGCCCGACCCTCCCGACTGA
- a CDS encoding cation diffusion facilitator family transporter: protein MAHEGSSRAIVAALSANIGIALTKLVAFLLTGSSAMLAESVHSLADSGNQLLLLVGGRRARRAADPSHPFGYGRERYLYAFIVSIVLFSLGGLFALYEAWHKWAEPHGIDSWQWVPVVVLLAAVGMEGYSFRTAVVESAPLRGTQSWVAFIRGAKAPELPVVLLEDFGALVGLVLALGGVAMTLVTGDGRWDAAGTAGIGVLLVIIAVVLSVETRSLLLGESATGDVVDRIQTALIGPGVSSVIHLRTMHLGPDELLVAAKIEVPGAATAADVAQAIDDAEQRVRAAVPIAQVIYLEPDLRRAVAR from the coding sequence ATGGCTCACGAGGGAAGCTCCCGGGCGATCGTCGCCGCGTTGTCGGCGAACATCGGCATCGCCCTCACCAAGCTCGTCGCGTTCCTCCTGACGGGGTCGAGCGCGATGCTGGCGGAGTCGGTGCACTCGCTCGCCGACTCGGGCAACCAGCTGCTGCTGCTCGTCGGCGGGCGCCGTGCGCGCCGTGCCGCGGACCCGTCCCATCCGTTCGGCTACGGCCGCGAGCGCTACCTGTACGCGTTCATCGTGTCGATCGTGCTGTTCTCCCTGGGTGGGCTCTTCGCCCTGTACGAGGCATGGCACAAGTGGGCCGAGCCGCACGGCATCGACTCGTGGCAGTGGGTCCCGGTGGTCGTGCTGCTGGCCGCGGTCGGCATGGAGGGCTACTCGTTCCGCACCGCGGTCGTCGAGTCCGCCCCGCTGCGGGGGACGCAGTCCTGGGTGGCCTTCATCCGCGGTGCCAAGGCGCCGGAGCTGCCGGTGGTCCTCCTGGAGGACTTCGGCGCCCTCGTGGGCCTCGTGCTGGCCCTCGGCGGCGTGGCCATGACCCTGGTGACCGGTGATGGTCGGTGGGACGCGGCGGGCACCGCCGGTATCGGCGTGCTGCTGGTGATCATCGCGGTGGTGCTGTCGGTCGAGACCCGGTCCCTGCTGCTCGGAGAGTCGGCCACAGGCGACGTCGTCGACCGGATCCAGACCGCGCTGATCGGTCCGGGGGTGTCCTCGGTGATCCACCTGCGCACGATGCACCTCGGACCCGACGAGCTCCTTGTCGCCGCCAAGATCGAGGTGCCCGGAGCCGCGACAGCTGCCGACGTCGCGCAGGCGATCGACGACGCCGAACAACGTGTGCGTGCGGCCGTCCCGATCGCGCAGGTCATCTACCTCGAACCTGATCTGCGTCGTGCCGTGGCGCGCTGA
- a CDS encoding Trm112 family protein produces MSEELAREIPTIEPWLRAILRCPVTGATLVDAIGPDGTPELVSTDPDNPLAYPVRDGIPVLLVDEARPVHPS; encoded by the coding sequence ATGAGCGAGGAACTGGCGCGGGAGATCCCGACGATCGAGCCCTGGCTCCGAGCGATCCTCCGGTGCCCGGTGACCGGGGCGACGCTCGTCGACGCCATCGGTCCGGACGGGACCCCTGAGCTCGTGTCGACCGATCCGGACAACCCCCTCGCCTACCCGGTCCGCGACGGGATCCCCGTTCTCCTGGTGGACGAGGCTCGCCCCGTCCACCCGTCCTGA
- a CDS encoding DUF3499 domain-containing protein — MRPARQCTRTACARPAVATLTYVYSDSTAVLGPLATNAEPHSYDLCALHAERLTAPRGWEVVRLMPEFVESGPSHDDLLALADAVREAGRPRHRAEDDEPVVVGEVARRGHLRVLRGDGG, encoded by the coding sequence GTGAGACCAGCCCGACAGTGCACGCGGACGGCCTGTGCGCGCCCCGCGGTGGCGACGTTGACCTACGTGTACTCGGACTCGACCGCGGTGCTCGGCCCGCTGGCGACCAACGCGGAGCCGCACTCCTATGACCTGTGCGCGCTGCACGCCGAGCGGCTGACGGCGCCGCGCGGCTGGGAGGTCGTCCGGCTGATGCCCGAGTTCGTCGAGTCGGGTCCCAGCCATGACGACCTGCTCGCCCTTGCGGACGCCGTCCGCGAGGCAGGCCGCCCGCGTCATCGCGCCGAGGACGACGAGCCGGTCGTGGTCGGCGAGGTCGCACGACGGGGTCACCTGCGGGTGCTCCGAGGAGATGGGGGCTGA
- a CDS encoding metallopeptidase family protein, whose product MDQDLSAEAPRARATKRRDRRGRGVRGPLVPSTVPAYRSRAERFDDLVLAAVERLERRWAAELDGTEFAVEDVPPSGPAPWETGGVPLGRYFAADAGLPNRVVIYRRPVETRALDPHDLGDLVRDVVVEQVAHLLGRPPEDVDPEYDDGH is encoded by the coding sequence ATGGACCAGGACCTCAGCGCCGAAGCGCCCCGTGCCCGTGCGACGAAGCGCCGGGACCGGCGCGGGCGAGGCGTGCGCGGCCCCCTCGTGCCGTCCACTGTCCCGGCGTACCGGAGCCGCGCCGAGCGGTTCGACGACCTGGTGCTCGCGGCCGTCGAGCGACTCGAACGACGGTGGGCGGCCGAGCTGGACGGCACCGAGTTCGCCGTCGAGGACGTCCCGCCGTCGGGGCCGGCCCCGTGGGAGACCGGAGGTGTCCCGCTCGGTCGCTACTTCGCCGCCGACGCGGGGCTGCCGAACCGGGTGGTCATCTACCGCCGCCCCGTCGAGACCCGCGCCCTCGATCCCCACGACCTGGGTGACCTGGTCCGCGACGTCGTGGTCGAGCAGGTGGCCCACCTGCTGGGGCGTCCACCCGAGGACGTGGACCCCGAGTACGACGACGGGCACTAA
- a CDS encoding glycosyltransferase: MTTSTGPRAVRVICVTYNPGPELADFATSLRTATTADVELVLADNGPDAEVVDDVAAAFGARVIRTGANLGYGGGANAGAVDAEQPWLVVANTDIVWEPGSLDALIDAAEPDPRVAAVGPALLNPDGTVYPSARELPSLTQGVGHALFVRVWPGNPWTRAYHRRQEEAGSQRFAGWLSGACLVLRREAFEQVGGFDDSYFMFFEDVDLGERLATAGWRNLYVPSARVTHVGGTSWRERPASMISAHHRSATVYLRRRYHHWYEWPVRTALAVGLRAREIAQLRAARRSSPA; the protein is encoded by the coding sequence ATGACCACCTCCACCGGGCCCCGTGCCGTGCGTGTGATCTGCGTGACCTACAACCCGGGTCCGGAGCTCGCGGACTTCGCGACCTCGCTGCGCACCGCCACGACGGCAGACGTCGAGCTCGTCCTCGCCGACAACGGGCCCGACGCCGAGGTCGTCGACGACGTCGCAGCAGCCTTCGGTGCACGCGTGATCCGTACCGGCGCGAACCTCGGTTACGGCGGCGGTGCGAACGCCGGCGCGGTCGACGCCGAGCAGCCGTGGCTCGTGGTGGCGAACACCGACATCGTCTGGGAGCCGGGATCGCTCGATGCCCTGATCGACGCCGCCGAGCCGGATCCGCGGGTCGCCGCGGTCGGTCCGGCCCTGCTCAACCCGGACGGAACCGTGTACCCCTCGGCGCGCGAGCTGCCGTCGCTGACCCAGGGGGTCGGCCACGCCCTGTTCGTCCGGGTGTGGCCCGGGAACCCGTGGACCCGCGCCTACCACCGCCGTCAGGAGGAGGCGGGCTCGCAACGGTTCGCCGGGTGGCTGTCAGGGGCGTGCCTCGTGCTGCGCCGCGAGGCGTTCGAGCAGGTCGGCGGCTTCGACGACTCGTACTTCATGTTCTTCGAGGACGTCGACCTCGGTGAACGGCTCGCCACAGCGGGCTGGCGCAACCTCTACGTCCCGAGCGCGCGCGTGACCCATGTGGGCGGGACGTCGTGGCGCGAACGACCGGCGTCGATGATCAGCGCCCACCACCGCAGCGCCACCGTGTACCTGCGGCGCCGCTACCACCACTGGTACGAGTGGCCGGTCCGGACCGCGCTCGCCGTCGGGCTGCGCGCACGCGAGATCGCCCAGCTCAGGGCAGCCCGACGGTCGTCCCCTGCCTGA